ATCACGCCTTTGGGGACGCCCGTGGAACCCGAGGTGTAGATCACGTAGGCCAGGTCGTCGGGATCCGCGGCCTGTTCCGAATCAGACGCTTCCGCAACGGATTCGCCGACCACGACGATCCGGCGAGCGCCCGCCCCGGACGGGTCGGCGTGGCCGGCCAGGGCCGGCGAGGTGACCACGGTGCGCACCCCGGCACTGTCCAGGACCACCGCGCGACGGGCGGCCGGCTGGCTGATCTCGACCGGCAGATACGCGGCGCCGGCCAGCAGGACACCGAGCACGGCCACGATCTGCTCGGGGCTCTTGTCCAGGTAGACGGCGACCGGCGCACCGCCGGCGACTCCCTCCAGGGCGGCGGCGACGGCCCGGGCCCGGCCCAGCAGCTGGGCATAGGTGAGGGTCCCGCCGGGGCCGTCGAGCGCGACGGCGTCCGGGGTGCGGGCGGCCTGCGCGAGGAAGGCGTCGTGAAGAAGCCCTTCCGGCAACGGGCTTCGCGTGTCGTTCGCCTCGGTGCGGCGGGCTGCCTGGGCCGGGGGCAGGTCGTCGATGTGCCGGTCCCAGGCGGCGTCGTCCTCGGCGAGGGCGCTCACCAGGGCGGCGAAGGTCTCGAAGGCCTCGGCCGCCACCCCCGGCGCGAGCACGCCGTCGCGTGTGTCCCAGGACAACACGAGCCGGTCGTCGCGCCGCACGGCCTGACAGTCGATCCACACCTGCGGGGTGCGGGTGGACACGTAGCCGATCGAGCCGGTCGGGGCCGGGCCGGCGGGCAGGTCGAGGGTGCTGGTGAACACCACCGGCAGCAGCGGGCGGGTACCGGTCAGCCGGGCCAGCTCGGCAGCCACCTCGGTGCCGGGGAACAGGGCGTGGTCGAGGTCTTCCAGCAGTCGTGCGGAGATCTCCCGGGCGTGCTCGACCACCGCGCGGGGCCGGGTGAGGTCGACCTCCAGCAGTTCGATCGTGGTGAAGTCACCGACCAGCCGGTCGATGTCGTCGTGCAGCGGGAGCCGGCCGAAGGTGGGCACGGTGAGAGTGAACGCCCGGTGACGGCTCCACCTGGCGATGGTCAGGGCATAGGCGGTCATCAGGACCGAGGAGAGCGCGAGATCACGGGCGCGGGAACGGCTCTCCAGGCCGGTCAGCAGCTCCGGGCCGAGAACGCGCTCGTGGCGCGTGAACCGGGTGGACGGCTCCTCACCTCCGGTCGCGAGCGGTAGTTCCGGTGCCCCGGGGAGGGTTTCGGCACGCTCGCGCCAGTAGGCGCGGTCACGCTGGTAGGTGGCGGTTGCGGTCAGCGCCCGGCGGGCGGTGACGTAGTCGCGGAAGGTCAGGGCCGCGGGCTCCTGTGCCGGGGTCGCGGTCAGCTGCGCGTCGAACTCGGCGAGCAGCTGCTGCACCCCGGCGTAGTCGGCGGCGAGCAGGTCGATGCCCAGATGCAGCACCGCCTCCTCGGGCCCGCGGGTGACGTGCAGGTCGATCAGGGGCCAGCGGTCCGGCGGAACGTCCCGGTTCTCCATCCGGGAGCGGGTTCTCAGTCGGCTCTCGGTGAAGGCGCCCGGCTGCCCGGCGCGCAGGTCGTCATAGCCGACCGGCAGCTCGGGCACCTCTTCCAGGACGTGCTGGGTGCCGTCCGGATGGATCAGGGTGCGCAGCGCACCGTGCCGGCGCACCAGCACCGTCCAGGCGCGGCGCACCGCCTCCGGGTCGAGGTCGCCGTACCCGACCTCGACGTAGGCCTGGCAGGCCACACCGCCGTACTCGTAGGCGGCGCTGCGCCCGGTCAGGTAAGCGGCCTGCACCTCGGTGAGCGGGAACGGCCGGTGCCTGCTCTCCGGGTCGGGAACCACCCGGGGCAGCGTGTCACCGCCGCCGAGCCGGGCGACCAGGGCGGGCCGGTGCTGCTTCACCTGGTCCCGCAGCTCGCTCGTGAGAGCTCCGCGGGGAGCCCGGAACCTGAGTTCACCGCCGTCCACCCACACCCGGATGCCGACCGCACCGAGTTTCTCCAGAAGGTCGTCAAGTTCCAGACCTACGTCCAAATTCACTTTCAGGCAGTCCTTTCGGGCTTCACGAGATTGCCGAGCGCGCCGTTCCCCGATCCCCGGGAAGCAGCGCCCGGGGGTTGCGCCAGGGGCCTCACGCTGTCTACTAATTGAGAATGATTTTCACATTCAGGCAACGTCATGCAAGCACACCTGAGCACGATCGCGCCAGAGGGGCACGGCGATGACGCAGACGATCGGGCAACCGGACCGGACCGCCTTGACTTTCGATCAGGCGTATGTAAAACATTGGCGAAACGTTACTTTCGGTGGTGAACTGCGCCGCTGGGCGCGCCGCTGGCCCGGCCGCACCGCCGTGGTCGATCCCGGCGCCCGCCTGACCTTTCACCAGCTCGACGCGCAGGCCGACCTGGTGGCAGCCGGATTCGCCCGGCTGGGCCTCGCCCGGGGCGACCGGGTCGTCGTCCAGCTGCCCAACGGGGCCGACTTCGTGCTGGCCTGGTTCGGGTTGCAGCGGCTGGGAGCCGTTCCCGTGCACGCCATGCCGGCCCACCGCCGTGACGAGATCACGCACCTGGCCGCCGCCTCCGGGGCCCGCGCGCTGGTGGTGGCCGACCGGCAGGGACGGTTCGACCTGCGCGCGATGGCCGAGGAGGTGTGTGCCGACCTGAGGACGAGAGGACTGACGGAGCCGATGGTCGTCGTCGTGGGCGAGCCCGGGCGGCACATCGGCTTCACCGATCTGCGGGCGGCCGGCCCACCGCCGCAACCGGTATCGCCGGCTCAGCCGGTGCCGGGGCATCGTCCCACCCTCCGGCTGGTACCGGTGGAGCGTGCCGACCCCGACGACCCGGCCGGCCCGGCCCCCGGCGACCTGGCCCTGCTGCTGATCTCCGGCGGCACGACCGGGCGCCCGAAGCTCATCCCGCGCAGCCACACCGACTACGACCTCAACGTCCGGCTCGGGGTCCGGGCCGCCGGGATGGACGAGAGCACGGTGTATCTCGCGGTGCTGCCGGCCGGATTCAACTTCACTCTCGCCTGCCCGGGGGTGCTGGGTGCCCTGTCGGTGGGCGGAACCGTGGTCATGGCACCGGATCCCAGTCCGGCGACCGCCTTCGACCTGATCGAGGCCGAGGGCGTGACGCACACCGCGCTCACCCCCGCGCTGGTGCCGCACTGGCTGGACGAGGCCCGGTTCCGGCCGCAGGCCCTGGCCACCGTGCGGGTGGTGCAGGTGGGTGGTGCCCGGCTGCCCGACGAGACGGCCCGCACCGCCGGGCCCGCACTCGGCGCGACGATCCAGCAGGTCTACGGCATGGCCGAGGGCCTCGTCTGCTACACCGCACTCGACGACCCGATCGAGCTGGTGACCACCACCCAGGGGCGTCCCGGCTGCCCGGACGACGAGCTGCTCGTCGTGCGCCCGGGCACCACCGAACCCGCCCAGCAGGGCGAGCTGCTCGTCCGGGGCCCCTACACGCTGCGCGCCTACTACAACGGCCCGCAACCGGACTCCTCGTTCACCGCGGACGGCTTCTACCGCACCGGTGACGAGGTGCGCCGGCTGCCCGGCGGGCACGTGGTGGTCGTCGGGCGGGTGAAGGACCAGATCAACCGCGGCGGGGAGAAGTACGCCGCCGTCGAGGTGGAGGAGCACCTGCTCCAGCTTCCGGGAGTCGGCGCCGCCGCGATCGTCGCCGTACCGGACCCGGACTGGGGTGACGCCGCGGTGGCCGTGCTGGTGCACGACGGCCCGGCACCGACCGTCCGGGCCCTGGCGGCGTATCTGCGCGGACGCGGCCTGGCCGCCTACAAGGCCCCCCAGCGTGTTCACCTCCTGCCCCGGATGCCCCTGACCGCCGTCGGCAAGGTCGACAAACAGGCGCTCCGGGCACTGCTCACCCCCTGAATCCCCGGAAGGGAAACCCGTGACCCGCACCCCCGACCCGATCGCCGACCTGGCCGACGCCCTCGACCTCGATCCGGACGAGATCCACGACGACACCGACCTGTTCGAACTCGGCCTGGACTCCCTGACGGTGATCCGCCTGGCCGGCCGATGGCGCCGGTCCGGTTACCAGGTCGGCTTCGCCGACCTCGTGGAGAACCCGACGCCGGCCGGCTGGCGCGCGGCGCTGTCCGGCACCGCCACCGGTACTGCCCCGGCGCACGAATCCGCAACGGTGGACGACGAGACCCCGTTCGATCTAGCCACCCTCCAGCACGCCTACTGGGTCGGGCGCCAGGACGGCCAGCCCTTCGGCGGCGTCGCGGCCCACTTCTACGTCGAGCTGGACGGGCAGGACGTGGAACCGGACCGGCTGCGCGACGCCCTGCGCCGGATCACCGCCCGGCACAAGATGCTACGGATGCGGATGACCCCGCAGGGACAGCAGTGGACGGCACCCGCCTCGTCCGCCGCCCACGCCGACATCACCGTGCACGACCTGCGCCGGCTGGACGACGACGCCCGCACGCAGGCCCTGGAGACGGCCCGCGAGCAGCTGACCCACCGGCGCATGGACGTCGACGCCGGGCAGGTGCTCGACCTGCGGCTCAGCCTGCTGCCCGGCGGCGCCACCCGGCTGCACGTGGACCTGGACATGATCGCCGCCGATGCCCTGAGCCTGCGCGTGCTGGTAGCTGATCTGGCCCACGCGTACCAGGACCCGACCTGGACCGCGCCCGAACCGGAATCCTCTTACCAGCAGTACCTTTCGGCCCTGGCCCAGGTCGGGTCCGTCGAGCGGGAACGGGACCGGGACTGGTGGTCCGCCCGGGCCGCCGACCTGCCCGGCGCCCCCGGCCTGCCGCTGCTGCCCGACGCCGGGACCCCTGCCCTCGCGGCCCGCAGCGTCCGCCTCCACCACTGGGCCGACCCACAGACCACCGCCCAGCTGGGCCGGGCCGCCGCGACCAACGGGGTGACCCTGGCCGCCGCGCTGGCCACCGCCTTCGCCGAGAGCATCGGGGCCTGGTGCGAGAACCCCGAATTCCTGCTCAATCTGCCGCTGTTCGCCCGGCAGCCGATCGTGCCCCAGGTGGACGACCTGCTCGGTGACTTCTCCTCCTCCGTTTTGCTGCCCGTCGACCTGAGTCACCCGGCCACCTTCGCCCAGCGCGCCACCCGCATCCGGGCCGACCTGCACGCCGCCGTCGCGCACGGCTCCTACGGCGGGGTCGAGGTGCTGCGTGACCTGGCGCGCCTGCGCGGTGGCACCGTGCTGGCGCCGGTCGTATACACCAGCGCCGTCGGGCTGGGCGAGATCTACGGCCCGGCGGTGCGCGCCTGCTTCGGATCGCCGGTGTGGACCGTCTCGCAGGGTCCGCAGGTCTGGCTGGACGCCCAGGTCACCGAGCACGAGGGCGGGCTACTGCTGAACTGGGACGTACGCCTCGACGCCCTGCGGGAGGCCCCGGTCCGGGCCGCCTTCGACGCCTACCGCGCGCTGGTCACCGCGCTGGCCGAGGACCCCGGCGCCTGGCAGCGGCCCGGCACCCCGCCACCTCCCGCACCCCGGCCGGAGCTCGACGCGAGCGCCCGGCGTCATCCCCCACGCCTGCTCCAGACCCCCTTCCTCGACCGGGCCCGCACCGCGCCCGATCACCCCGCCCTGATCTTCGGCGAGAGCACGCTGACCTACGGCGAACTCGCCGGACGCGCCGGGCGCACCGCCCGTGAACTGACCCGGGCCGGGGCAGCGCCGGGCGACAGCGTGCTGATCACTCTGCCGAAGGGCCCTGACCAGGTGATCGCCGCACTCGGCGTGCTGCTGGCCGGCTGCACCTACGTACCGGTCGGCATCGACCAGCCGGCGACCCGCCGGGCCCGCATCCAGGCCGCCGCGGGCGCCCGTCTGGCCCTCACCACCGGGGACCTGATGGACGACGTGCGATCGGCCGGGGCCCACCCGCTCCTGGTGCCCGAGGGCTCGGAGGAGTTCGGCGTGCCGAGCGATCCCGCGGACATCGCCTACGTCCTGTTCACCTCCGGATCCACCGGTGAGCCGAAGGGCGTCGAGATCTCCCACGCCGCCGCCGCGAACACGATCGACGCCCTCAACCAGCGCTTCGGCATCGGCCCGGACGACCGGGTGCTCACCGTGTCGGCGCTGGAGTTCGACCTGTCGGTCTACGACATGTTCGGTCTGCTCGCGGCCGGCGGCACCCTGGTGCTCCTGCCGCAGGAGCAGCGCGCCGACCCGCCCGCCTGGTACCGGTCCGTGCTGCGGCACGGGGTGAGCGTGTGGAACACCGTTCCCGCGGTCTTCGGGCTGCTGCTGGGCGCCGCCGAGGCAGCCGGCCAGACCGATCCGGCTGGGGCTGGTCTGCCGCTGCGCACCGTGCTGCTGGGCGGCGACCGGGTGACCGGCGACCTGCCCGGGCGCCTGCACGCCCTGGCCCCGCACGCCCGGTTCGCCGCACTCGGCGGGATGACCGAGGCAGCCATCCACTCAACCGTTTTCGAGGTGGGCCCCGGCGAGAGCGGCGATCCGGCCGATCCGGGCCTGCCGTGGGGCGTCCCCCTGGACGGTGTCGCCTGCCGCGTGGTCGACGCGGCCGGCCACGACCGGCCCGACGACGTGATCGGCGAGCTGTGGATGGGCGGCGCCGGACTGGCCCGCGGCTACCGGGGCGATCCGGAGCGTACGTCCGGGCGGTTCGTCCACGAGGCCGGCCGGCGCTGGTACCGCACCGGAGACCTGGCCGTGGTCCGGCCCGGCGGCCTGCTGGAGTTCGCCGGGCGGGCCGACCACCAGGTCAAGGTGAACGGCCACCGGATCGAACCGGGCGAGATCGAAGCCGTCCTCAGCGCGCACCCCGGCGTGAGTGCCGCCTCGGTGCAGGCGATCAGCACCGGCGCAGGCACCCACCTGGCGGCTCTGGTCGTCACCGGCGCTCCCCACTCCGCGCTGCACGACTGGCTCGCCGGGCACCTGCCGCCGCACATGCGGTGCGCCTGGTTCGCCGGCGCCGAGGCCCTGCCGCTGAGCCGCAACGGCAAGATCGACCGCGCCGCCGTGCAACGGCTCCTGCTGGCGAGCACACCGCACAGCACCACCGGCCGCACCGGCGAGGCCCCCAGCAGCGAGCTGGAACGGTCCGTGGCCCGCGCCTGGCAGGACCTGCTCGGGACCGGCCCGGTCACCCGGGACGACGACTTCTTCGCGCTCGGCGGCGACTCGCTGCTGGCCACCCGCCTGCTGGTGACGCTCGACCAGCTCGGCGTGCAGGGTGCGAGCCTGGGCGCCGTCTTCTCCCGCCCACGACTGGCCGACCTGTGCACCGGCCTGGTTCTCGGTGCGGGACAGGCCGATCCGCCCGCCGACGGGCTCGAGGAGGTGGCCGGAGGCGGGCCGGCACACCGGCACGACCCGTTCCCGCTCACCGACGTGCAGCGGGCCTACCTGATCGGCCGGGACCCGGACCTGCCGCTCGGCGGCGTCGGCACCTGGCAGTACAACGAGTTCGACGGCGAGGACGTGGACCTGGATCGGCTCCAGCGGGCCTGGGACGCCGTGCAGGCCCGGCACGACATGCTGCGTGCCGTCATTGAAGACGGCGCGCAACGGGTTCCGGAGAAACCGGAGCCGGTGAGGATCGTCGTGCAGGACGTCACCGGTGATCCCGAGGCCGCACTGAGCGGCCTGCGCCGGCGTCTCTCGCACCGGATGGTAGACCTGGCCCGCGGCCCCCTGGTAGAGATCGGGGCGGTGCGCTACCGCCGCGACGGGCAGGTCCGCACCCGGCTGGGCATCGGCTACGACTACATCGTGCTCGACGCCCTGTCCATCATGCGGGTGCTCACCGAGCTGGACACCCGATACACCGATCCGGAGGCCGACCTCGGCCCGGTGGGACCCTTGTTCCGCGACTACGTGCTGGCTCACGAGGGCCACCAGCCCGACCCCGGGCACCTGGCGCACTGGGAACGCCGGCTGGCCGAGCTTCCCCCCGGCCCGGAGCTGCCGCTGACCCGTTCCCCCGAAACGGTTTCCGGCGCGTCCTTCGAGCGACGCCAGCATCTGCTGGCCCCGGAGCTCTGGCAGGGATTGCAGGAAAGGGCCCGCCGGTACCGGGTCACGGTGCCCTCGGTCCTGCTCGCCGCCTACGGCGAGGTGCTGGCCCGGTGGAGCGGTTCCGACGGCGTGACGGTCACCCTGACCCGGTTCGACCGGCGGCCGGTGCATCCCCGGATCGACCTCGCGGTGGGCGATTTCACCACGCTCGCCCCGGCCGGGTACCGGCGGCCGGCCGGCACCGGGTTCGCCGAGGCGGTGCGCGCGGTGCACCGGCGCACCGGCGAGGACCTGGACCACAGCGACGTGCCGGCCTCCTGGCTGCTGCGCCGTCTGGCCTCGGCCGGGGGTGAGGGGCGGCCCGTGCCGGTCGTCTTCACCAGCGCGGTCGGTGTGGCCGGCGACGTCACGATGGACCGCTCCCCCGGTTTCCCCCAGCCGGTCTGGGGTCTGTCCCAGTCACCTCAGGTCTGCCTGGACAACCAGGTACTGCCGGCCCACGGTGGCCTTCAGGTCACCTGGGACGCCGCGGCCGGGCTGCTGCGTGAGAGTGTGCTCGACGACATGTTCGAGGCCTACCTGACTCTGCTGACCGCTCTGGCCCGGCCGGACGGGGACGACACCCTGCCCGACCTCCTTCCCCCCTCGCAACGTTCCGTCCGGCAGCAGGTTTCGGCAACCGGGGACGGCGGTGAACCCGTGACCCTCCTGGCCCCCGTCCTGGAGCGGATCGCCGCGGCCCCGGAGCGTCCGGCCCTGATCGACCGGGACGGGACGGTGACCACGTACGGCGCCCTGGGCGAGGACGTGAGGCGCTGGACGGGTCTGCTGGCCGCCCACGGTGTCCGGCCCGGTGACCTGGTCGCGATCACCCTGCCGAAGGGACCGGTCCAGGTGACGGCGGCGCTGGGGGTGCTGGCAGCCGGCGCCGCCTACGTCCCGGTCGGGGTCACCACGCCGCCGGCCCGGCGCAGCGCCCTGTACCGGCTGGCCGGTGTGCGGCACGTGATCACGGACGAGAGCATCTCGGGGTCAGACGGTTTCGCCGTCCTGGATCCTTCGGCCCTGGCCGGTGCGGTGCCGGCCGACCCGGTTCCGGCGTCCCCCGGAGACCTGGCCTACGTCATCTTCACCTCCGGCTCCACCGGGGCGCCGAAGGGTGTGGAGACCACTCATGACGCCGCCGCCAACACCTGCCGCGACATCGTCACCCGATACCGGATCGGGCCGGAGGACCGGGTGCTGGCCCTGTCGTCCCTGGAGTTCGACCTGTCGGTGTTCGACGTCTTCGGGACGCTGGGGGCCGGCGGCACGGTGGTGCTGCCCGGGGAGGGCGAGCGCCGGGACCCGGCCGGATGGCTGGAACAGGTTGATCGGCAGCGGGTCACGGTGTGGAACACGGTGCCCGCCCTGCTGGACCTGCTGATCACGGAGGCGGGCGACAGCGGGCGGGCGGATTCGCTGCGCCTGGCTCTGGTCTCCGGTGACTGGGTGGGCCTGGACCTGGCCGCACGGCTGCGCCGGATCACCGCCGGCCGGTCCGGCAGCCCGGCCCGGCTGGTCGCCCTGGGTGGCGCCACCGAGGCGGCGATCTGGTCGAACGCGTTCGAGGTGGGTGAGGTTCCGGAGCACTGGACGTCGATCCCGTACGGTTTCGCCCTCAGCGGGCAGCGGTACCGGGTGGTGGGCCCGAGCGGGCACGACGCCCCCGACGGCGTTCCCGGCGAACTGTGGATCGGCGGCCGGGGCGTGGCCCGCGGCTACCGGGGCGAACCGGAGCGCACGGCCGAGCGTTTCGTGCTGCACGAGGGTGAACGCTGGTACCGCACCGGGGACCTGGGACGGTTCTGGGCCGACGGCACACTGGAGTTCCTCGGTCGCACCGACCATCAGGTCAAGATCAACGGTCATCGGCTGGAACTGGGTGAGGTGGAGGCCGCCCTGGAGGCGCTGCCCGGGGTTCACCGGGCCGTGGTCGCCGCTCCCGGGGCCCGGGGGCGGCGGGTGCTGCACGCCGTGATCGAGGCCCCGGCCGACGTCACGGACCCCCGCGCGGCACTGGAGGCCGTGCTTCCGGCGCATGCCGTTCCCTCACGGATCATCCGGCTGGACGCGCTGCCCCTGACCCCGAACGGCAAGGTGGACCGGGCGGCCGTACTGGCCCTGACCACCGAGGAACCGGCCGGGAACCCGTCACACCGGAGGGAACTGAGCGCGGCACAGGCGGCGCTGGCGCCCCTGTGGGAGGAGGCGACCGGGTCGGGCGTGGTCGATCCCGACGAGGGGTTCTTCGCCTCCGGCGGCGACAGCCTGACGGCGCTGCGTCTGGTGGCGACCGTGCGCGAGCGCTTCGGGGTGCCGCTGTCGGCGCGTGACCTGTTCGCCGCGCCGACCCTGACCGCCCTGGCGCGGCACCTGGAGAAGGCCGACGACACCTGGCGCCGGGACGGGGTGGACGAGGGCACCCTGTAACTGCGTCGGCTCACCGACGAGCCGGGAAGGACGCTGTCGGGGCGGGTTTCGGGAACACCGGAACCCGCCCCGCAACGCGTCCCTAGTCGGCCTCGTCCCCGATGAGACGGACGGCGCCGGAGGGACAGGCCCGCACGGCCCCGGCCGGGTCGGCGTCGGAGGCGTCGACCTCGAACTCGCGGTCCCGGCCGACCGGCTTCACGATGCCGGTCTCCTCGTCCTGGTCGAAGTACCGGGGCGCCCATCGCACGCACTGCCCCGCGCCGATGCACCGCTCGGCATCCACCCGTATCCGCATCTCTCTCATCCCTTACCCGAGAACTGTTTCGTGAAGGCCGTCTTCATCGCATCGGCGGCACACTGCCCGCTTCGCTACGGCCGGGCCCGCCGGGCCGCGTGCACCGTCCCTGCGGCCAGCACGTAGAGGTCTTCCCGGCGCAGCACACCCCGAGGGCTGCCGGGATCGACCAGCTCACCGATCGCCTCCCGGTCCGCCGCGCTCAGCAGGTCGCCGGCGAAGGTGGTGAACATGCCCAGCCGGCGGGCCAGCGCCGTGCGGGTGCCTTCGGGCACCGGCGCCTGCACCTCGGTCACGAAGGTGCTGCTGCCCAGGTGCTTCAGGCCCGCCCTGCGGATCAGGTCCGGCCAGGCGCCCCGGGGAGTGACCAGACCCGCGGGGTTGGCCAGGCCGGAGGCCCGCTGCTCGACAGCCGCCTCCAGCCGGGCGAGCAGACCCGGGTACTCCCCGTCGGGAAGGAACCGCGTGGGCAGCCCTCCCTCGCGTACCAGCAACACCCCGGCCGGTGTCAGCCGGTCACCGAAGATCTCCAGTGCCCGCACCGGATCGGGCAGGTGGTGCACGACCTGACTGGCCCACACGAGGTCGGCGGCCGGCAGGTCGGCAACTCCTCCGGGCAGGTCGCGCAGCGCGGTGCGGACCCGCTCGTCCAGCCCGGCCTCCCGGGCGCGGGCCGTGACCGCCTCCAGCAGTTCCGGCGTGCCGTCCACGGCCGTGACCCGTGCCCGCCCGAACGCCTCGGCCAGGGCGAGCGTGAGCACGCCGGCCCCGCTGCCGAGATCCATTACCTCGCGCACCGCCGGCAGCCACGAGCCTGCCCACCCCAAGGCTCCCGACAGCACCGGCAGGCCCAGTTCCGCTTCGCTGATCAGTAGCGGAAGGGACTGTGCCCAGTTCTGTGACGTCGCTTCAGACATCCACGCCCTCCGATTGATTGATAATGATTCTCACTACCATCGTAGGGCGCAGCCTGGTTGCGCCGCTCGCGCAGCCCGCCGCCCCACCGTTACCGCGCCGCAGCGCCGGCAGCGGCTAGGCTGCCGGGATGCCCGCCGAGGACATCGAAACCCAGGACCTCCGCGTGTTTTTGGCGGTGGCCCGGCACGGCAGCCTCTCGGCCGCAGCCAAGGAGCTGTTTCTGTCCACGCCGTCAGTGGGCTCACGCATCGCCGCGCTCGAGGCCAAGGTCGGGGCGCCACTGTTCACCCGGCACCGCCGGGGCTCAGCCCTGACCGGCGCCGGCGAGCAGTTCCTGCCCTACGCCCAGCGCTGCCTGGCTGTGCTCGACGACGCCCGGCGCGCCATCCGGTCCAGCGCACCGGGGCACGTGGTCGTGTCCACGCCGGCCACCCTGGCCCCGGTGCTGCTGCCCGAGGTCGTCACCGTCCTGGGCGAGAAGGGCCTGCGCACCCGGGGACGCGTGGCGCACAGTCATGAGGTCGTCCTCCAGCTGACCCAGGGATCGGCGGACGTCGGGTTCCTGCTGAACGGGGTCGCGCCGCCGGCCCTGATGTCACGGCGCCTGGCCCGCTCCGCCCTGGTCACGGTCGCCAGGAAAGGACACCCGCTGGCCCGCCGGGCCTGTCTCGAGACGGTCGATCTGCTCACCACCCCACTGACCGTGTACCGCTGGAACAGCGAGGCCGAGACCCTGGTCACCAGCCTCGACCACCCGGACCGGCCGGCCACCGCCCCGGTGACGATCGTCGGCCTGCCCTCCGTGGCCCTCGACATGGTCCTGCTGCACGACCACGTCGCCGTCGTGCCCGAGTTCAGCATCGCCGCCACCCCAGGCGGCGAGGACTCCCTGTCCCGGCTCCCCCTGGCCCTGCCGGACTGGTCGCTGGACGTGCAGCTGATGTTCCGCCGGGACGCCCAGCGGACCGTCGCCGTCCAGGCCCTGGTCGAGGCGGCCCAGCGGCTCACCGACCGGATCACCACCACCCGCTGATCCGCAACCGCCCGGTTCCGCGCCAGCCAAAGGCCTTTTCTCACCCGGTGTGAGGCCCAGCCTGAAGCACCCGCCCCACCGGGCATCCGCCATCAAGCGACCATGCCTTCACCAAAGCATCTTCGGTGCAAGAGTTTTCGTGCCGAAAGCAGCACACCGAGCCTTCCGGCCCACCGCCGACCGGGCGATTGCACCCACAGACGCCGCCCACGACGGCGATGACACCATCAATTGGGAATGATTATCATTAGGCGATGCCGGACGCGTGTCCTGGCTCTAGGAAGGGAACACCATGCAGTACATCCATCCCGGCGCTCGCGCCGCCCGGCTCGGGCTGACCGGCGCGTTCCTGGGTGCGCTCATCGCCCTGGC
This genomic stretch from Kineosporia corallincola harbors:
- a CDS encoding (2,3-dihydroxybenzoyl)adenylate synthase, yielding MTQTIGQPDRTALTFDQAYVKHWRNVTFGGELRRWARRWPGRTAVVDPGARLTFHQLDAQADLVAAGFARLGLARGDRVVVQLPNGADFVLAWFGLQRLGAVPVHAMPAHRRDEITHLAAASGARALVVADRQGRFDLRAMAEEVCADLRTRGLTEPMVVVVGEPGRHIGFTDLRAAGPPPQPVSPAQPVPGHRPTLRLVPVERADPDDPAGPAPGDLALLLISGGTTGRPKLIPRSHTDYDLNVRLGVRAAGMDESTVYLAVLPAGFNFTLACPGVLGALSVGGTVVMAPDPSPATAFDLIEAEGVTHTALTPALVPHWLDEARFRPQALATVRVVQVGGARLPDETARTAGPALGATIQQVYGMAEGLVCYTALDDPIELVTTTQGRPGCPDDELLVVRPGTTEPAQQGELLVRGPYTLRAYYNGPQPDSSFTADGFYRTGDEVRRLPGGHVVVVGRVKDQINRGGEKYAAVEVEEHLLQLPGVGAAAIVAVPDPDWGDAAVAVLVHDGPAPTVRALAAYLRGRGLAAYKAPQRVHLLPRMPLTAVGKVDKQALRALLTP
- a CDS encoding non-ribosomal peptide synthetase, with the translated sequence MTRTPDPIADLADALDLDPDEIHDDTDLFELGLDSLTVIRLAGRWRRSGYQVGFADLVENPTPAGWRAALSGTATGTAPAHESATVDDETPFDLATLQHAYWVGRQDGQPFGGVAAHFYVELDGQDVEPDRLRDALRRITARHKMLRMRMTPQGQQWTAPASSAAHADITVHDLRRLDDDARTQALETAREQLTHRRMDVDAGQVLDLRLSLLPGGATRLHVDLDMIAADALSLRVLVADLAHAYQDPTWTAPEPESSYQQYLSALAQVGSVERERDRDWWSARAADLPGAPGLPLLPDAGTPALAARSVRLHHWADPQTTAQLGRAAATNGVTLAAALATAFAESIGAWCENPEFLLNLPLFARQPIVPQVDDLLGDFSSSVLLPVDLSHPATFAQRATRIRADLHAAVAHGSYGGVEVLRDLARLRGGTVLAPVVYTSAVGLGEIYGPAVRACFGSPVWTVSQGPQVWLDAQVTEHEGGLLLNWDVRLDALREAPVRAAFDAYRALVTALAEDPGAWQRPGTPPPPAPRPELDASARRHPPRLLQTPFLDRARTAPDHPALIFGESTLTYGELAGRAGRTARELTRAGAAPGDSVLITLPKGPDQVIAALGVLLAGCTYVPVGIDQPATRRARIQAAAGARLALTTGDLMDDVRSAGAHPLLVPEGSEEFGVPSDPADIAYVLFTSGSTGEPKGVEISHAAAANTIDALNQRFGIGPDDRVLTVSALEFDLSVYDMFGLLAAGGTLVLLPQEQRADPPAWYRSVLRHGVSVWNTVPAVFGLLLGAAEAAGQTDPAGAGLPLRTVLLGGDRVTGDLPGRLHALAPHARFAALGGMTEAAIHSTVFEVGPGESGDPADPGLPWGVPLDGVACRVVDAAGHDRPDDVIGELWMGGAGLARGYRGDPERTSGRFVHEAGRRWYRTGDLAVVRPGGLLEFAGRADHQVKVNGHRIEPGEIEAVLSAHPGVSAASVQAISTGAGTHLAALVVTGAPHSALHDWLAGHLPPHMRCAWFAGAEALPLSRNGKIDRAAVQRLLLASTPHSTTGRTGEAPSSELERSVARAWQDLLGTGPVTRDDDFFALGGDSLLATRLLVTLDQLGVQGASLGAVFSRPRLADLCTGLVLGAGQADPPADGLEEVAGGGPAHRHDPFPLTDVQRAYLIGRDPDLPLGGVGTWQYNEFDGEDVDLDRLQRAWDAVQARHDMLRAVIEDGAQRVPEKPEPVRIVVQDVTGDPEAALSGLRRRLSHRMVDLARGPLVEIGAVRYRRDGQVRTRLGIGYDYIVLDALSIMRVLTELDTRYTDPEADLGPVGPLFRDYVLAHEGHQPDPGHLAHWERRLAELPPGPELPLTRSPETVSGASFERRQHLLAPELWQGLQERARRYRVTVPSVLLAAYGEVLARWSGSDGVTVTLTRFDRRPVHPRIDLAVGDFTTLAPAGYRRPAGTGFAEAVRAVHRRTGEDLDHSDVPASWLLRRLASAGGEGRPVPVVFTSAVGVAGDVTMDRSPGFPQPVWGLSQSPQVCLDNQVLPAHGGLQVTWDAAAGLLRESVLDDMFEAYLTLLTALARPDGDDTLPDLLPPSQRSVRQQVSATGDGGEPVTLLAPVLERIAAAPERPALIDRDGTVTTYGALGEDVRRWTGLLAAHGVRPGDLVAITLPKGPVQVTAALGVLAAGAAYVPVGVTTPPARRSALYRLAGVRHVITDESISGSDGFAVLDPSALAGAVPADPVPASPGDLAYVIFTSGSTGAPKGVETTHDAAANTCRDIVTRYRIGPEDRVLALSSLEFDLSVFDVFGTLGAGGTVVLPGEGERRDPAGWLEQVDRQRVTVWNTVPALLDLLITEAGDSGRADSLRLALVSGDWVGLDLAARLRRITAGRSGSPARLVALGGATEAAIWSNAFEVGEVPEHWTSIPYGFALSGQRYRVVGPSGHDAPDGVPGELWIGGRGVARGYRGEPERTAERFVLHEGERWYRTGDLGRFWADGTLEFLGRTDHQVKINGHRLELGEVEAALEALPGVHRAVVAAPGARGRRVLHAVIEAPADVTDPRAALEAVLPAHAVPSRIIRLDALPLTPNGKVDRAAVLALTTEEPAGNPSHRRELSAAQAALAPLWEEATGSGVVDPDEGFFASGGDSLTALRLVATVRERFGVPLSARDLFAAPTLTALARHLEKADDTWRRDGVDEGTL
- a CDS encoding ferredoxin, which gives rise to MRIRVDAERCIGAGQCVRWAPRYFDQDEETGIVKPVGRDREFEVDASDADPAGAVRACPSGAVRLIGDEAD